In the genome of Croceimicrobium hydrocarbonivorans, one region contains:
- a CDS encoding putative LPS assembly protein LptD, producing MAQKDTSARARSAAEDTFAIPDPVPIKPGDPNKKKSVLDYDIVYDAVDSIPSSPDNSIIELYNQAIIEYGSMKIEAGYIRIEFEKAEIYASGLPDSTGKMTQKPIFVEAGKTYRADEMRYNFETGKARINKVITQEGEGFLHGEKVKKTGGAAFFVKNAAYTTCSHEHPHFRIRTPKAKVIPGEKVVTQFAFLELFDIPTPLMLPFGFFPTTDKRKSGIIIPTYGSSQYRGYFLKNGGFYWAASDYFDLSATGDVYTKGGFGLQGQSNYKVRYKFNGNFNVRYNLLKYGREEFESVVPGAYDNRSDFSVTWSHRQDAKANPYYNFSANVNIATTQFYQITSINPDQVLQNRLNSSVSFSRRWAGKPYNLNVTLNHSQNNQTKDMTLTLPQVNFSVNRMFPFKSEGGIVGKKKWYEEIGITYTANAKNQIQTRMDKPLFTETVFRDSSRMGLQHSIPISANYKVFKFFVFNPSINFTERWYPNKLEYGFDPELNRVVVTDTLNGFFANRDFNANANLSTKLYGLWRYRGFLKAIRHVMTPTVGLSYRPDFSTPFWGYYQEIQSDTLGNTTLVNPYSRGVYGSAGQGLNGAITFGIQNTLEAKVRSKSDSTGLKKIKLLERFSLNGSYNMAAEEFKLSTIRMAASSSMFDRLITLNYNATLDPYAFDEGLNTRVNEYAIGQGQGLFRLTSQRFTAGTRLDASSFKSKDKKKDKKEEEEQNDPNQAAALGITEGDIDYYRLPGYVDFNVPWSLNLNYNLSYTKNGAADPVVRQSMDISGDMDLTQGWKVGFRTGYDFEAQDFTFTSFNFYRDLHCWTMSCSWVPFGFQQSYMLTIRVKSSILQDLKLERRRGVGDFQR from the coding sequence ATGGCTCAGAAAGACACGTCGGCTCGAGCTCGTTCGGCAGCGGAGGATACTTTTGCTATTCCCGATCCAGTTCCCATCAAGCCGGGTGATCCCAACAAAAAGAAGTCTGTTTTAGACTATGACATTGTTTACGATGCCGTGGATAGTATTCCTTCATCTCCCGACAATAGTATTATTGAGCTCTACAATCAGGCCATTATAGAGTACGGTTCCATGAAGATTGAAGCGGGCTATATCCGCATCGAATTTGAAAAGGCCGAGATTTATGCTTCAGGCCTGCCAGACTCCACCGGGAAGATGACGCAGAAGCCCATTTTTGTAGAGGCGGGTAAAACCTATCGCGCCGATGAAATGCGCTATAATTTCGAAACCGGAAAGGCACGTATTAATAAAGTTATCACGCAAGAAGGTGAAGGATTTTTACATGGCGAAAAGGTGAAAAAGACCGGAGGCGCTGCCTTTTTCGTGAAGAATGCTGCTTATACCACCTGTAGTCATGAGCATCCTCATTTCCGTATCCGAACGCCCAAAGCCAAGGTTATACCTGGAGAAAAGGTAGTTACGCAGTTCGCGTTTCTCGAACTTTTTGATATCCCTACTCCCTTAATGTTGCCCTTTGGCTTTTTCCCTACTACCGATAAGCGTAAGTCAGGGATTATCATTCCTACCTATGGTTCATCTCAATACCGCGGTTACTTTTTAAAGAATGGTGGTTTCTATTGGGCGGCCAGCGATTACTTCGATTTAAGTGCTACCGGTGATGTGTACACCAAAGGTGGTTTCGGCTTGCAAGGGCAAAGTAATTATAAGGTGCGCTATAAGTTTAATGGTAACTTCAATGTTCGCTATAACTTATTAAAGTATGGTCGGGAGGAATTTGAATCGGTAGTGCCCGGGGCTTATGATAATCGTTCCGACTTCTCAGTTACTTGGAGTCACCGTCAGGATGCCAAAGCCAATCCTTATTATAATTTCAGTGCCAACGTAAATATCGCCACCACCCAGTTTTATCAGATTACCAGTATCAATCCCGATCAGGTATTACAAAACCGATTGAACTCCAGTGTTTCTTTCTCCCGTCGTTGGGCCGGAAAACCCTATAACTTAAACGTTACTCTGAACCACTCACAGAACAATCAAACCAAGGATATGACCCTAACTTTGCCACAGGTCAACTTCTCGGTTAACCGGATGTTCCCTTTTAAGAGTGAAGGGGGAATTGTAGGCAAGAAAAAATGGTACGAGGAAATCGGTATTACCTATACTGCCAATGCGAAGAACCAGATTCAAACGCGCATGGACAAGCCTCTGTTTACTGAAACAGTATTCCGCGATTCCAGCCGCATGGGTTTACAGCACAGCATACCTATTTCGGCCAATTACAAGGTCTTTAAGTTCTTCGTATTTAACCCATCCATCAATTTTACCGAGCGTTGGTATCCAAACAAACTTGAATATGGTTTTGATCCTGAATTAAATCGGGTAGTGGTTACGGATACTCTGAATGGCTTTTTCGCCAACCGCGACTTTAATGCCAATGCCAACCTCTCCACCAAGCTTTATGGTTTATGGCGTTACCGCGGATTTTTGAAAGCCATCCGACATGTGATGACCCCTACCGTTGGTTTAAGTTATCGCCCGGATTTCAGCACGCCATTCTGGGGTTATTATCAAGAAATTCAAAGTGATACCCTGGGCAATACCACTCTGGTGAATCCCTACAGTCGTGGTGTGTATGGATCAGCAGGGCAGGGCTTAAACGGGGCAATCACCTTCGGTATTCAGAACACTTTGGAAGCCAAGGTTCGCTCTAAAAGCGATTCTACCGGATTGAAGAAAATTAAATTGCTAGAGCGCTTTAGTTTAAATGGAAGCTACAATATGGCGGCTGAGGAATTTAAACTCAGTACCATTCGCATGGCCGCTTCCAGCAGCATGTTTGATCGCTTAATTACCTTGAACTATAATGCTACTCTCGATCCTTATGCCTTTGATGAAGGATTGAATACCCGAGTAAATGAATATGCGATTGGGCAGGGGCAGGGCTTATTCCGCCTCACTTCCCAAAGGTTTACGGCCGGTACCCGCTTAGATGCCAGCAGCTTTAAATCCAAGGATAAGAAAAAGGATAAAAAAGAAGAGGAGGAGCAAAATGATCCCAATCAAGCGGCAGCTTTGGGCATTACTGAGGGGGATATCGATTATTACCGCTTACCGGGCTATGTAGACTTTAATGTGCCCTGGTCTCTCAATTTGAACTATAACCTATCCTATACCAAGAATGGAGCTGCAGATCCCGTGGTGCGTCAGTCTATGGATATTTCTGGGGATATGGATTTAACCCAAGGTTGGAAAGTAGGTTTCCGCACGGGTTATGATTTCGAGGCTCAGGACTTCACCTTTACCTCCTTTAATTTCTACCGCGATTTACACTGTTGGACCATGAGCTGCTCTTGGGTACCATTCGGATTCCAGCAATCTTATATGCTCACCATTCGGGTGAAATCGAGCATCTTGCAAGATCTCAAATTAGAGCGTCGTCGAGGCGTGGGAGATTTCC
- a CDS encoding N-acetylmuramoyl-L-alanine amidase family protein, translated as MNSRTTLFLALFFLSCFWAPAYAQQDLGGIRTIVLDAGHGGRDPGNLGTKRYKTVERDITLAVTLKLGEYIRENLPDVKVVYTRTSNTSVTLEKRAEIANEAKGDLFISIHCDSFTKSSVNGCTTIVLGKNHDDENRIAIIENSAILLEENYEQRYEGFDPKNPMSYIGLNLMQQTYLNESVEFASAVQYQFRERVQRKDRGVKQQPLYVTSRTAMPAVLIELGFLTNPAEEDFLNSERGQSYMASAIFRAIRDFKEKQDLLIADAIANQGASEGASGEKPKEEKTSTDSDKNKPKEDIKPKAQEPLKVEPHAQTIKKEEEKLNTQGVKFAVQILTLSSAKKAGDPIFKGQNGIGQIEESGLFKYYTGLTDNFNEAQATAKRMQALGFKGAFVIGLDNGRKISATEARKKLR; from the coding sequence TTGAACTCTAGAACGACGCTATTCCTCGCTTTATTCTTTCTATCCTGTTTTTGGGCTCCAGCCTATGCACAACAGGACTTAGGCGGGATACGCACAATTGTACTAGATGCCGGGCACGGAGGCCGGGACCCCGGAAACCTGGGAACCAAACGCTATAAAACGGTAGAAAGAGATATTACTCTGGCAGTTACGCTCAAATTAGGAGAGTACATTCGAGAGAATTTACCCGACGTTAAAGTGGTTTACACTCGTACCAGCAATACCTCAGTTACTCTGGAGAAAAGGGCGGAAATCGCCAATGAAGCCAAGGGTGATCTCTTTATCAGTATTCATTGTGACTCTTTTACCAAAAGCTCTGTAAACGGATGTACAACAATCGTTTTAGGGAAAAATCATGATGATGAAAACCGGATTGCGATTATTGAGAACTCCGCCATCCTTTTGGAAGAAAACTACGAGCAACGCTACGAAGGCTTTGATCCCAAGAACCCAATGTCTTATATCGGTTTGAACCTGATGCAGCAAACCTATTTAAATGAAAGTGTAGAATTTGCCAGTGCGGTTCAATATCAATTTCGGGAACGCGTACAACGCAAGGATCGCGGGGTTAAACAACAACCTTTATATGTAACCAGTCGTACCGCCATGCCAGCTGTATTGATTGAATTGGGCTTTTTAACCAATCCTGCTGAAGAAGATTTCTTGAACTCAGAACGTGGACAATCTTATATGGCTTCTGCTATTTTCCGTGCGATTCGCGATTTCAAGGAGAAACAAGATTTATTGATTGCCGATGCTATTGCCAACCAAGGTGCCAGTGAAGGCGCATCCGGCGAAAAGCCTAAGGAAGAAAAAACCAGTACTGATTCTGATAAAAACAAGCCCAAAGAGGATATTAAGCCCAAAGCCCAAGAACCTTTAAAGGTGGAACCTCATGCCCAAACGATTAAGAAGGAAGAGGAAAAGCTCAATACTCAAGGCGTAAAATTTGCGGTGCAAATACTCACCTTGAGCAGTGCTAAAAAAGCGGGAGACCCCATTTTTAAAGGGCAAAATGGCATTGGTCAAATTGAAGAGAGTGGACTCTTTAAATATTATACCGGGCTAACGGATAATTTTAATGAAGCTCAGGCTACAGCCAAACGTATGCAAGCCCTAGGCTTTAAAGGGGCCTTTGTGATAGGCTTAGACAATGGCAGGAAAATTAGTGCCACCGAAGCCCGTAAAAAGCTGCGCTAA
- a CDS encoding ABC transporter ATPase — translation MYSAFDEMNEDARIWIYQSTEFLEFEKVERITARLMNFLDDWKAHGHPLNASFTIIYDRFIVVSLDEASYQATGCSIDKLVQHMQNLERELNISLLDRTQIAFRDHNSMIETMHMMDFRAALENGDLDQNTVVFNNLVATKGEMEKKWETIISNSWHKDWLPIA, via the coding sequence ATGTATTCAGCATTTGACGAAATGAATGAGGATGCCCGTATTTGGATTTACCAGAGTACGGAATTCTTGGAGTTTGAAAAGGTGGAGCGCATTACCGCCCGCCTCATGAATTTTCTCGATGATTGGAAGGCCCACGGTCATCCCCTAAATGCCAGTTTTACCATCATTTACGATCGTTTTATCGTGGTGAGCCTGGATGAAGCTTCTTATCAAGCGACCGGTTGCAGCATTGACAAGCTGGTGCAGCATATGCAAAATCTGGAGCGCGAATTAAATATCTCTCTATTAGATCGCACTCAGATTGCCTTCCGCGACCATAACTCCATGATTGAAACCATGCATATGATGGATTTCCGTGCCGCTTTGGAAAATGGAGATTTAGATCAGAATACAGTGGTCTTCAATAACTTGGTGGCCACCAAAGGTGAGATGGAAAAGAAATGGGAAACCATTATCAGCAATAGCTGGCATAAAGACTGGCTTCCAATCGCTTAG
- a CDS encoding inositol monophosphatase family protein: MNPNWKQLLQEAADLCRETGQFIASQRRQVSGNQVEVKSLNSLVSYVDQEAERRLVEGLSKIYPEAGFITEEETVAQERKEWNWIIDPLDGTTNFLFDLPIFAVSVALYQGDRPQLGIVYEVGQDEMFTAAAGLGAWCNDRPIKVSDESEFSKTLLATGFPYYDFDRLEPFNKLLAHCYTHTRGVRRLGSAATDLAYVAAGRFNGYFEYGLSPWDVAAGILLVQEAGGKVTNFSAGPDAVFSGEIVASADAIFNEFQGLVAEYMLP, translated from the coding sequence ATGAATCCTAATTGGAAGCAGCTCCTACAAGAAGCCGCTGATCTTTGCCGGGAAACCGGTCAATTTATCGCCTCACAACGTCGCCAAGTAAGTGGCAATCAAGTAGAAGTTAAGTCCTTAAACAGCTTGGTTTCCTATGTAGATCAGGAAGCGGAACGTCGCCTCGTGGAAGGCCTTTCCAAAATATACCCTGAAGCAGGTTTTATTACTGAGGAAGAAACGGTAGCCCAAGAACGCAAGGAGTGGAATTGGATTATCGATCCCTTGGATGGTACCACCAATTTCTTATTCGATCTTCCCATCTTCGCGGTAAGCGTAGCCTTATATCAAGGCGATCGTCCGCAATTAGGAATCGTCTACGAAGTAGGTCAGGATGAGATGTTCACCGCTGCTGCAGGATTGGGAGCCTGGTGTAATGATCGACCGATTAAGGTTTCCGACGAAAGTGAGTTCAGCAAAACTCTCTTAGCTACCGGCTTCCCATATTATGATTTTGATCGTCTGGAGCCTTTCAATAAGCTTTTAGCGCATTGTTATACTCATACCCGTGGGGTACGCCGCTTAGGCTCAGCTGCTACCGATTTGGCCTATGTCGCAGCCGGTCGTTTTAATGGCTATTTCGAATACGGACTTAGTCCCTGGGATGTGGCAGCCGGAATCCTCTTAGTGCAAGAGGCAGGAGGGAAGGTAACTAACTTCAGCGCTGGTCCGGATGCGGTATTCAGCGGCGAAATTGTAGCTTCCGCGGATGCGATCTTTAATGAATTTCAGGGCCTGGTAGCCGAGTATATGCTTCCCTAA
- a CDS encoding (Fe-S)-binding protein encodes MEEQLVVPTMAELAASDKLPEVLFWVGCAGSFDDRAKKITKAFVKILHKSGVEFGVLGTEESCTGDPAKRAGNEFVFMMQAMQNIEVLNAYEVKKIVTTCPHCFNTLANEYPELGGKYEVLHHSQFINQLLKDGRLTIEGGQYKGKKITFHDPCYLGRANGVYEAPRELIQKLDAELVEMRRCKSNALCCGAGGAQMFKEPEAGNKDINIERTEEALETKPDIIAAGCPFCNTMMTDGVKHSSREGDLPVLDLAELIASAEDL; translated from the coding sequence ATGGAAGAACAATTAGTAGTCCCCACCATGGCCGAGTTGGCCGCCAGCGATAAACTCCCCGAAGTATTATTTTGGGTGGGATGCGCCGGTAGTTTCGACGACCGTGCTAAGAAAATAACCAAGGCTTTTGTTAAGATTTTACATAAATCCGGCGTTGAATTCGGTGTTTTAGGTACCGAAGAGTCCTGCACCGGAGATCCCGCTAAAAGAGCTGGGAATGAGTTTGTATTTATGATGCAAGCCATGCAGAATATTGAGGTCTTAAATGCTTATGAGGTAAAGAAGATTGTTACTACTTGCCCGCATTGCTTCAATACCCTGGCCAATGAATATCCTGAATTGGGTGGTAAATACGAAGTATTACATCATAGCCAATTTATCAATCAGCTTTTAAAGGATGGTCGCCTCACTATTGAAGGAGGCCAATACAAAGGCAAGAAAATCACCTTCCACGATCCTTGTTATTTAGGTCGGGCCAATGGGGTATACGAAGCTCCGCGTGAGCTTATCCAAAAACTGGATGCCGAGCTGGTGGAAATGCGTCGTTGTAAAAGCAATGCTTTATGCTGTGGTGCCGGTGGTGCCCAGATGTTTAAGGAGCCCGAAGCGGGTAATAAAGACATCAATATCGAGCGTACTGAGGAAGCCCTGGAAACCAAGCCCGATATTATTGCGGCCGGTTGCCCCTTTTGTAATACCATGATGACCGACGGAGTGAAGCACAGTTCCCGCGAAGGCGACTTACCCGTATTAGACCTTGCCGAATTAATCGCTAGCGCCGAAGACCTCTAA
- a CDS encoding 4Fe-4S dicluster domain-containing protein: MELHFGIQNILFLVALGLAAYFFAKNFGKVWRNINLGKAVLRNDRPNERWALMTRVALGQSKMVKRKVVAGFFHVIVYAGFLLINIEVAEILLDGILGSHRMFRPFLGPVYDAAIHFFEILAVMVIIACLIFLWRRNVQKVDRFKELKGWAKRDGNNILYIELVLMTALLLLGAAEANIEGNGVDGWIVSSQLAPIFSGMDQGTLHAIERFAWWFHILGILAFLNYLPYSKHFHIIMAFPNVWHSKLEPAGQFTNMESVKKEVELMMDPNADPFAAPAEGDAAEEPSRFGAKDVLDLHRVQLMNAYSCTECGRCTSSCPANQTGKKLSPRKIMMDTRDRLEEVSAIVDAKGKFEEDGKSLLDDYISREEIWACTTCNACAEACPVNIDPMSIIVEMRRYLVMEESAANPALNTMMTNIENNAAPWAYAQADRANWINE; the protein is encoded by the coding sequence ATGGAACTACATTTCGGCATCCAAAACATCCTCTTTCTGGTAGCATTGGGCCTAGCAGCCTATTTTTTCGCTAAAAATTTCGGGAAGGTTTGGCGTAATATCAATCTGGGCAAAGCCGTGCTGCGCAATGATCGCCCTAATGAGCGTTGGGCGCTGATGACGCGAGTAGCACTGGGCCAAAGTAAAATGGTAAAGCGCAAGGTTGTTGCCGGCTTCTTTCACGTTATTGTATATGCCGGTTTCTTGCTGATTAATATCGAAGTAGCTGAAATTTTACTGGATGGCATTTTAGGTAGTCATCGCATGTTTCGTCCCTTTTTAGGACCGGTATATGATGCCGCTATTCACTTCTTCGAAATCCTGGCGGTAATGGTGATTATCGCCTGTTTGATTTTCCTGTGGAGAAGAAATGTTCAGAAGGTAGATCGCTTTAAAGAATTAAAAGGCTGGGCCAAAAGAGACGGGAATAATATCCTTTACATTGAATTGGTATTAATGACTGCCCTCCTACTTTTAGGTGCCGCAGAGGCCAATATTGAAGGTAATGGTGTGGATGGATGGATAGTAAGCTCCCAATTGGCGCCCATTTTTAGTGGTATGGATCAAGGAACCTTGCATGCCATTGAGCGCTTTGCCTGGTGGTTCCACATCCTGGGTATTTTGGCCTTTTTAAATTACCTCCCCTATTCTAAGCACTTCCACATTATTATGGCTTTTCCTAATGTTTGGCACAGCAAATTAGAGCCTGCCGGACAGTTCACGAATATGGAAAGCGTGAAGAAGGAGGTGGAATTAATGATGGACCCTAATGCAGATCCTTTTGCCGCTCCTGCAGAAGGTGATGCTGCCGAAGAACCTTCACGATTTGGAGCCAAAGATGTTTTGGACCTGCACCGCGTACAATTGATGAATGCCTACTCTTGTACAGAGTGTGGCCGTTGTACTTCATCCTGTCCCGCCAATCAAACTGGGAAAAAATTATCGCCTCGTAAAATTATGATGGATACTCGCGATCGCTTAGAAGAAGTGAGTGCCATTGTAGATGCCAAAGGAAAATTTGAGGAGGATGGCAAAAGCCTGCTCGACGATTATATCAGCCGCGAAGAAATTTGGGCCTGCACCACTTGTAATGCTTGTGCTGAGGCCTGTCCGGTAAACATCGACCCTATGTCAATCATTGTTGAAATGCGTCGCTATTTGGTGATGGAAGAATCTGCTGCCAATCCTGCGCTCAACACCATGATGACCAATATTGAGAACAATGCGGCGCCCTGGGCCTATGCACAGGCAGATCGTGCCAATTGGATCAACGAATAA
- a CDS encoding MlaD family protein — protein sequence MKLSREFKVGLITLAALASLYWGIEFLKGQDLFSSRSIIYAEYKTVDGLSPARPVTINGLKVGQVDKIYFHPNGSGTLMVAMNITTDFPIPDNSVALISSDLLGNRSIELILGKSPNALVAGDTLESKVQLSLADEVNEQVRPIKEKAEKLIGSIDTVMVLASAFLNEETRDNFRSTFGKLQEVVEGLNRAVKRSEEDIVSSVDDLSKITSTVEENRANLDAIFTNLASLSDSLAHVNFKRTVENLDSTLLRANAVMTKIDAGSGSAGALVNDPELYANLVKVTEQLNLVLLDLKYNPKRYVHFSLFGRSDEYSEEEILAKEEEAKAKREQSEDSSK from the coding sequence TTGAAGTTATCTCGCGAATTTAAAGTAGGGCTAATCACCTTAGCCGCTCTCGCCTCATTATACTGGGGTATCGAATTCTTAAAAGGTCAGGACCTTTTTAGTTCAAGATCCATCATTTACGCTGAGTATAAGACTGTTGACGGTCTTTCCCCTGCTCGTCCGGTAACTATAAACGGGCTAAAAGTAGGTCAGGTGGATAAAATTTATTTCCACCCCAATGGCTCGGGCACTTTAATGGTAGCGATGAATATCACTACCGACTTCCCGATTCCGGATAATAGCGTGGCGCTCATCTCCTCCGATCTATTAGGTAATCGTTCGATCGAATTAATTCTGGGTAAAAGCCCTAATGCCCTGGTTGCCGGCGACACCTTGGAGTCTAAAGTTCAATTGAGCTTAGCGGATGAAGTAAATGAGCAGGTACGCCCGATTAAGGAGAAGGCGGAAAAACTCATTGGCTCCATAGATACCGTAATGGTGCTGGCTTCCGCTTTTTTGAATGAAGAAACTCGTGATAATTTCCGCAGCACCTTTGGTAAATTACAAGAGGTTGTAGAAGGCTTAAACCGCGCGGTAAAACGCAGTGAAGAAGATATCGTAAGCTCGGTAGATGATCTGAGTAAAATTACCTCTACCGTAGAAGAAAACCGCGCCAATTTGGATGCGATTTTCACCAACTTAGCATCCTTGAGTGATAGCCTAGCGCATGTAAACTTTAAGCGCACCGTAGAAAATTTGGATAGCACCCTGTTGCGGGCCAATGCCGTTATGACCAAGATTGACGCCGGTAGCGGTAGCGCTGGTGCCCTAGTTAATGATCCGGAGCTCTACGCCAATTTGGTTAAGGTTACCGAACAGCTTAATTTGGTATTACTCGATCTGAAATACAATCCCAAGCGCTATGTTCATTTTTCGCTTTTTGGCAGAAGTGATGAATACAGTGAGGAGGAAATCCTGGCCAAAGAAGAAGAGGCCAAAGCCAAGCGCGAGCAAAGCGAGGATTCGTCTAAATAG
- a CDS encoding LNS2 domain-containing protein, which translates to MSKTKENVELEELEVDGKKLSPQLPKGIKNYLIDIDGTVCDDIPNEEPERMATANHYPDALETLNRWYDQGHIIYFFTSRTEEHREVTEKWLNEKGFKYHGMLMGKPRGGNYHWIDNHLVKATRYKGKFTDLVEREVKIQVFEK; encoded by the coding sequence ATGTCCAAGACCAAAGAGAATGTAGAATTAGAGGAACTGGAGGTCGATGGGAAAAAGTTAAGTCCCCAATTACCCAAGGGGATCAAAAACTACCTCATTGATATCGATGGCACCGTATGCGATGATATCCCCAATGAGGAGCCAGAGCGAATGGCCACTGCCAATCATTATCCGGATGCTTTAGAAACCTTAAACCGCTGGTACGATCAGGGGCATATTATTTACTTCTTTACCTCCAGAACAGAGGAACACCGAGAAGTAACCGAAAAATGGCTCAACGAAAAAGGCTTTAAATACCATGGTATGTTGATGGGAAAACCTCGTGGAGGTAACTACCATTGGATTGACAATCACCTGGTAAAAGCCACTCGCTATAAGGGTAAATTCACCGATTTAGTTGAACGCGAAGTAAAGATTCAGGTTTTTGAAAAATAG
- the mtaB gene encoding tRNA (N(6)-L-threonylcarbamoyladenosine(37)-C(2))-methylthiotransferase MtaB: MNGKKVAFHTLGCKLNFSETATIARDFKDQGFAQVDFEQAADVYVINTCSVTHNADKECKLWIRKAKEANPDSLVVIVGCYAQLQPEEIAAMEGVDLVLGATEKFKITDYLDGLTQSDKGEVHSCEINEADFYVGAYSIGDRTRAFLKVQDGCDYKCTYCTIPLARGISRSDILDNVLANARMIVEEGAKEIVLTGVNIGDYGKGEFGNKRHEHTFLELVQALDEVEGIDRFRISSIEPNLLKNETIEFVAQSKRFVPHFHIPLQSGSNKILKKMKRRYLRELYAERVAKIREVIPHCAIGVDVICGFPGETEEDFMETYNFLKDLDISYLHVFTYSQRPNTEADEMEAQVPYGERKKRSKMLRVLSAKKRRSFYESQLGTQREVLFEDNFKEGYITGFTENYVKVKTTWNPELINQKAKISLKDIDEDGLVRFDYLDNVPILV; this comes from the coding sequence ATGAATGGGAAAAAGGTGGCCTTCCACACCTTAGGATGTAAACTGAATTTTTCAGAAACGGCAACCATCGCCCGCGATTTTAAAGATCAGGGTTTTGCCCAGGTAGATTTTGAGCAAGCGGCTGATGTTTACGTAATTAACACCTGCTCGGTAACCCATAATGCCGATAAGGAATGTAAGCTTTGGATACGCAAGGCCAAGGAGGCCAATCCTGATAGTTTGGTGGTAATTGTAGGTTGCTATGCCCAATTACAGCCCGAAGAAATTGCGGCCATGGAAGGAGTTGATCTAGTTTTAGGGGCTACTGAAAAATTCAAGATCACCGATTACCTCGATGGTCTCACCCAAAGTGATAAGGGGGAGGTGCACTCCTGCGAAATCAATGAGGCCGATTTCTATGTAGGCGCCTATTCCATTGGCGATCGTACCCGTGCCTTCTTAAAGGTTCAAGATGGCTGCGATTATAAATGTACCTATTGTACCATTCCGCTGGCTCGCGGTATTTCCCGTTCTGATATCCTGGATAATGTGTTGGCCAATGCCCGCATGATTGTGGAGGAAGGAGCTAAGGAAATCGTTTTAACCGGGGTTAATATTGGCGACTATGGTAAAGGGGAGTTTGGCAATAAACGCCATGAGCATACCTTTTTAGAATTAGTGCAAGCCCTGGATGAGGTGGAAGGCATCGACCGTTTCCGGATTTCATCCATTGAGCCTAATCTCCTAAAAAATGAGACCATCGAATTTGTAGCACAGTCCAAGCGATTTGTGCCGCATTTCCATATTCCACTACAAAGTGGAAGCAATAAGATTCTCAAGAAAATGAAGCGTCGCTACCTCCGCGAACTCTATGCAGAGCGGGTAGCGAAAATCCGGGAAGTTATTCCTCATTGTGCCATCGGCGTTGACGTAATATGTGGCTTCCCAGGCGAAACGGAGGAAGACTTTATGGAAACCTATAACTTCCTTAAAGATCTTGATATTAGTTACTTGCATGTCTTCACCTACAGTCAGCGTCCTAATACGGAAGCCGACGAAATGGAAGCGCAAGTACCTTATGGCGAGCGAAAAAAGCGCTCTAAAATGTTACGTGTTCTAAGCGCTAAAAAGCGTCGTTCCTTCTACGAATCGCAATTAGGAACCCAGCGAGAAGTGCTTTTTGAGGATAATTTTAAAGAGGGATACATCACTGGTTTTACCGAAAATTATGTGAAAGTAAAAACCACCTGGAATCCCGAACTCATTAATCAGAAAGCCAAAATCAGCTTAAAAGATATTGATGAAGATGGCCTGGTTCGTTTTGACTACCTCGATAATGTGCCTATCTTAGTCTAA